One segment of Fibrobacter succinogenes DNA contains the following:
- a CDS encoding ATP-binding protein has product MEALFEIYTNRLARVDTRFVRYLHDKIKWSSRLIVITGSRGVGKTTLLLQHIKLTKTESDSLYLSADSIYFTNNTLYDVASKFHKLNGKYLYIDEVHKYKNWSTEVKMMYDNLPDLHIVVTGSSVLDITKGTEADLSRRALIYNLEGMSFREYLNFTLGTNIKPVPLSKIVSNSYALPADISHPIPLWMNYLKMGYYPFFREDDFYTRLDNVVNQTLEVDIPTYANMNVATSVKLKRLLFIIARSVPFKPNFSEIGRAIDTDRGTVADYFVYMEKAGLISRLRHANDKMVLLEKVDKIYLSNPTLCFAQSGERPDVGNLRETAFYSLMRVNNRVASSPISDFLIDGMTFEVGGKNKKRKQIESVEKGYVVKDDIEHGFLNTIPLWAFGLNY; this is encoded by the coding sequence ATGGAAGCACTTTTCGAAATATACACGAACCGCCTAGCGAGAGTTGACACGAGATTCGTCCGCTATCTTCACGATAAAATCAAGTGGAGTTCCAGGTTGATTGTCATTACGGGATCAAGGGGAGTCGGCAAGACAACTTTGTTGCTTCAGCATATCAAGTTGACAAAAACGGAATCAGATTCGCTCTATTTGAGTGCCGACAGTATTTACTTTACGAACAACACGCTGTACGATGTTGCTTCTAAATTCCACAAGCTGAATGGAAAGTACCTTTATATAGACGAGGTCCACAAGTACAAGAACTGGTCCACAGAAGTCAAGATGATGTACGACAACTTGCCCGATTTGCATATTGTTGTGACTGGTTCATCTGTTCTAGATATCACGAAGGGGACAGAGGCCGACTTAAGCCGGCGTGCCCTTATTTATAACTTGGAAGGGATGTCTTTTCGTGAGTATCTGAACTTTACGCTTGGAACAAACATAAAGCCTGTTCCGTTGTCAAAAATTGTTTCCAATTCGTATGCCCTGCCCGCCGACATCTCGCATCCGATTCCGTTGTGGATGAATTATCTCAAGATGGGCTATTATCCATTTTTTAGAGAAGACGATTTCTATACGCGTTTGGATAATGTAGTGAATCAAACTCTGGAAGTCGATATTCCCACATACGCAAACATGAACGTAGCGACTTCTGTAAAGTTGAAAAGGCTTCTTTTCATCATAGCCCGCAGCGTCCCATTTAAACCGAATTTTTCAGAAATCGGCCGGGCCATTGACACCGATCGTGGTACTGTAGCAGATTATTTTGTTTATATGGAAAAGGCGGGGCTGATTTCTAGATTGCGCCATGCCAATGACAAAATGGTTCTTTTGGAAAAGGTGGACAAGATTTATTTATCAAACCCGACACTTTGTTTTGCTCAATCGGGAGAGAGGCCCGATGTCGGTAATTTGCGTGAAACGGCTTTCTATTCGTTGATGCGAGTGAACAATAGGGTGGCATCTTCGCCTATATCGGATTTTTTAATAGACGGCATGACCTTTGAGGTTGGTGGCAAGAACAAGAAGCGCAAGCAGATTGAATCTGTTGAGAAAGGCTATGTTGTAAAGGATGATATCGAACACGGATTCCTCAACACCATTCCGCTATGGGCATTTGGGTTGAATTACTGA
- a CDS encoding type II toxin-antitoxin system Phd/YefM family antitoxin, translating into MHFEKGGSLCPVFLTKNGRGRYVVIDIKEYERMVAALKLQKALADGERSAEQGGWLSAADVRKKYEV; encoded by the coding sequence TTGCATTTTGAGAAAGGAGGTTCCTTATGCCCTGTATTCCTGACCAAGAACGGTCGGGGACGCTATGTCGTTATCGACATCAAGGAATACGAGCGTATGGTTGCGGCACTCAAACTCCAGAAGGCTCTCGCCGATGGCGAGCGCTCCGCCGAGCAGGGAGGCTGGCTTTCCGCAGCCGACGTGCGGAAGAAATACGAGGTTTAA
- a CDS encoding DUF4304 domain-containing protein: MNLKVLKRTFAEITKSIGLETKFGGFVKETEEVIIVLSFQKSNYSSQVYLNIKLYIQGVFGKNYQLSREMVVNDVGDVFRRAPKDYDQIFDLGSDLPDNERIEYLKKFIDEFLSGFIQQASTVKGIMLLAEQGELFLFPAVKSELEKISERNRLYF; the protein is encoded by the coding sequence ATGAATTTGAAAGTCCTTAAACGAACGTTCGCAGAAATAACAAAAAGCATAGGGCTCGAAACGAAATTTGGGGGCTTTGTAAAAGAGACTGAAGAAGTCATTATCGTTCTTTCATTCCAAAAATCAAATTATTCTTCTCAGGTATATTTAAACATCAAGCTATATATTCAAGGCGTCTTTGGAAAGAATTACCAGCTTTCTCGAGAAATGGTTGTCAACGATGTGGGGGATGTCTTTCGACGCGCGCCCAAAGATTACGATCAAATTTTTGATTTGGGCTCCGATTTACCTGATAATGAACGAATCGAATATTTGAAAAAGTTTATTGATGAATTTTTAAGCGGATTTATTCAACAGGCTTCAACTGTAAAAGGTATTATGTTATTGGCGGAACAGGGAGAACTGTTTTTGTTTCCTGCGGTAAAAAGTGAACTTGAAAAAATTTCCGAGCGGAATAGGTTATATTTCTAA